One Mycolicibacterium sp. TUM20985 genomic window, AGCGCTACCACCTGTTGCTGGCCGGCGCGTCCTGGGTGGCCGAGTACGGCAACCCAGACGATCCCGAGGACTGGGCCTTCATCTCGGAATACTCGCCGTATGCGAACATCTCGGCCGACCGCGAGTATCCGGCCCTGCTGATGACGACGTCGACCCGCGACGACCGGGTCCACCCCGGCCACGCCAGGAAGATGACCGCCGCCCTGGAGGCGGCAGGCCACGAGGTCCGCTATTACGAGAACGTCGAGGGCGGGCATTCCGGCGCGGCGGACAACGCGCAGACTGCGTTTCGCTCGGCCTTGATCTACGAGTTCCTGCACCGCGTGCTGAGCCCGTGAGCACCCTGTCCCTTGGCCTGTTCTTCGGCGGCGTGGCGATCCTGCTCGTCGGAATGCTGCTGCCCGGCTGGGATACCGCCACGAAGCCCAAGCGAGCGGTGAAGCGGCTCGTCTACTGGACCGCCACAGCCGTCGCGATCCCCGTGCTGTTCGCCGCCGGCCTCCCCGATTTCCAGAGCTCGCTCGCCTTCACCGCGATGGCCTGCATCCTGATGGGCGGGTGGGCCTACTTCCGCACACCGAACCTAAAGGTCGGCGGTCGCATCCTGGCGGCCTACCCGCCGAACCGCGAACCCGACCCGTCGGTACCCGGGAGGCGCCACCCTTGACATCCGGCGCGCCGCTGACTCGACTTCTCCCATGTCCGCCAGCCAAGCCGAATTCGAGACGCTCCTCTACCGGACGCGTGAGACCGTCGCGACCATCACGCTCAACCGCCCGGAGCACCTGAACACCATCGTCCCTCCGATGCCCGACGAGATCGAGGCGGCGATCGGCCTCGCCGAGCGCGATCCGGCCGTCAAGGTCATCGTGTTGCGTGGTGCCGGGCGGTCGTTCTCGGGCGGCTACGACTTCGGCGGCGGCTTCCACCACTGGGGTGAGGCAATGAACACCGACGGCAAGTGGGATCCCGGCAAGGACTTCGCCTTCGTGTCGGCACGAGCGACGGCGCCGACGCAGAAGTTCATGGCGATCTGGCGGGCATCCAAGCCGGTGATCGCTCAGGTCCACGGGTGGTGTGTGGGTGGCGCCAGCGACTACGCGCTGTGTGCCGACCTGGTCATCGCCAGCGACGACGCCGTCATCGGCACTCCGTACAGCCGGATGTGGGGTTCCTATCTCACCGGGATGTGGCTCTACCGACTCAGCCTGGCCAAGGTGAAATGGCACGCCATGACCGGCGAACCACTGACCGGGGTGGAGGCCGCGGCGGTCGAGCTGATCAACGAGTCGGTGCCCTTCGAGCGGCTCGAGGCCCGGGTTGCCGAGATAGCCGCGAAGCTGTCCCGAATCCCATTGTCTCAGTTGCAAGCTCAGAAGCTCATCGTCAACCAGGCCTACGAGAACATGGGGCTGGCGTCGACGCAGACGCTTGGCGGGATCCTCGACGGCCTGATGCGCAATACCCCCGACGCATCGGCCTTCATCGCCACGGCCGCGACCGACGGCGTGCGCGCCGCGATCGAGGGACGGGACGGGCCGTGGGGCGACTACAGCCAGGCCCCGCCGGAACGACGGCCCGACCCCTCGCACGTCATCGAACCCTGAGTGCCGGAAAGTCGTCGACGGCGGCCCCGCCGGGCAGTAGCGTTCAGCGATGACGGGCCGAATCGAGTACCCCACTACGCGTGTGCCAGGGAGTCCCACGGCGCAGGCTCGTGCCATGGACCGCGACACGGGAGGTCTGCGATGAGCCCAAGGGGACGTCATGGCGTCACTGGATGAATTGCCCTACTACGAGGTCGTCTTCGACGAAGATGGCACGCCCAATCACAGCGATCACCAGGAGTACCCCGGGCTGCAGGCGGCCGTGGCCGCCGGCGGCATCACCGATGTGTTCGTCTTCTCGCACGGCTGGAACAATGGTGTCGCCTCCGCCCGCGCTCTGTATGCGGAGATGTTCACGCTGTTACGGGATCAGCTCGGAGCGACGGCGCCGAGCACCCTCTTCGTCGGTGTCCTGTGGCCGTCCCTGCTGTTTCCCGACGACGATCCCGCGACCCCGCCGCCGGAACCCTCGACGGGTCGGCAGCTCGTCGCCGCGATCGCGCGCGCCATGCCGCAGCAGCTCGACCAGCTCGACGTCATCGGTCGACTGCTCGACGAGAAGCCTCAGGATCGAGACAAGCTCGTCGAATTCCACTCCCTGACAGCAGGACTCGTGACGACGGCGCCGCAGTCGACCGAGGACGCCGGGGAGTCGACATTGCTCACCGCCGACGCGTTGACCGTGCTCGGTCATGCCGCGAGGATGGCGCCGGGGTCGAGTCCGGCCACCCGGAGTGCCGGCGACGTATTCGACCGGCTGTGGGCAGGCGGACGGGAGCTGCTGCGGACCGCGAGCTACTACGAGATGAAGAACCGCGCAGGCGTCATCGGGGGCCGTGGCCTCGGGCCGCTCCTCGGCGCGCTCACCGGACCCGACGGCGCCCCGCGCATCCACCTGATCGGGCACAGCTTCGGAGCCCGGCTGGTCTCCTACTCGCTGTCGGGACTACCGCCTGGCGCCAGGGGACCCGACAGCCCGATCAAGTCGCTCACCCTGATCCAGGGAGCGTTCTCGCACTTCGCCTTTGCCCCGAGCCTGCCGTTCGACCGCGGGCGGACGGGCGCACTCGCGGACTTCGTCGACAGGGTCGACGGGCCCTTCGTGGCGACCTTCACCGCTGCCGATCGAGCCGTCGGCACGTGGTACCCGGCGGCCAGCCTGCTCGCCCGCCAAGACTCCAAGGGCCGCGACGACGTGATGTTCCGGTGGGGAGCCATGGGTCACGACGGGTATCAGAGCCATCCCAACGCTCAGACCGTCACCCTTGCGCCGGGCACTCCGTCGTACGGCTTCGAAGCGGGCCGGTTCTACGCCCTCGATGCCAACGCCGTCATCGCCAAGGATGAATCCCCGGTCAGCGGTGCACACAGCGACATCAAGCACGGCGAGATCACCTGGGCCATCTGCGAAGCGGCCCGGGTCTGAGAACCCATCAACGGCAGCCGCATCGGGGACCATGACATGTCTGAAGCCACGCCACGCCGGGCCGGCCGGATCCTCGGCGGAGCCGCCGAACGCCTCGACGCCGCCATCGGGTGGTCCCGGCTGCCGACCCTTCTCGGCATCCCCGTGCTCGTCGGCCTGCGGTATCGACTGCGCGCCGAGAACCTCTACGACACGGGGCGCGACGCCTCAATGCTGCCACCACCCGCTGGTGACGGAAGCTATCGCGGGGCCCGCACCGTCGACGGCACCTACAACGACCTCGCCGACCCCTTGATGGGTGCCCAGGGCTGCCGCTTCGGTCGCAACGTCCCCCTGGCCCGGGCCTACCCGGAGGCCGACGAGGCGCTGTTGAGCCCGAGCCCCGACGTGATCAGCCGAAAGCTATTGCGGCGACGTGTGTTCCAGCCCGCCACTACCCTCAACCTGCTCGCCGCGGCGTGGATCCAGTTCGAGGTGCATGACTGGCTGAGCCACCCGACCACAGAGGACGCGCCGTGGCAGATCCCGACGCAGAACGACGACGGCACCGATGGGGTGATGTCGGTCCTGCGGACCGCCCCTGACCCCCATGCCGATCCGGACGGTCCGCCGACCTTCGTCACCGGGGACACGCACTGGTGGGACGGTTCCCAGATCTACGGTGCTGAGCCGCAATTCGCCGAGGCGTTGCGGTCGTTCGAGAACGGCAAGCTCCGGATCGACGACGTCGGACTGCCACCCGCCTCCCTCGAGTCGACACTCGATCCGGCCGGTGTCCTCGCCAACTTCTGGGTGGGGCTGGCGCTGCTGCATTCGCTGTTCATGCGCGAGCACAACGCCATCTGCGACGTCCTCGTCGGGCACTACCCGTATATGTCCGACCAGGAGCTGTACGACAAGGCGCGCCTGGTGAACACCGCCCTGATGGCCAAGATCCACACGATCGACTGGACGCCGGCGATCATCGCCCACCCCACCACCACGTTCGCGATGCGCGCCAACTGGTTCGGCGTCTTCGGTGAACGGCTGAACCCATTCATCCGCAGGTTCACCCGCAACGAGGTGTTCACGGGCATCCCCGGCTCGCCGACCGATCACCACGACGTGCGCTACTCGCTGACCGAGGAGTTCGTCGCCGTCTACCGCATGCATCCCCTGCTGCCCGATGATTACGAGTTCCGGTCGTGGCGTGACGATGCCCTGCTGGCCGAGCACCAACTCGGGGACCTGGACTTCACGCATGTCCGGCAACGTCTTTCGGAGACGCCGATGGCCGATCTGCTCTACTCGTTCGGGCGGGCCAACCCCGGCGCCATCACCCTGCACAACTATCCCCTGCAGTTGACCGAACTGGAACGCGACGGCCACACCATCGACCTGGCGGCGGTGGACGTCTTGCGGGTCCGCGAGCGAGGAGTGCCGCGCTACAACGAGTTTCGCCGCCTGTTCCGACTTCGACCCGCCGCGACCTTCGCCGACCTGACCGATGACCCGGTGTGGGCGCGCGAGTTGGAGGACGTCTACGGCGACGTCGAGCGGGTGGATCTCATCGTCGGCATGTACGCCGAGCCGAAGCCGCCGGGATTCGGTTTCAGCGATACGGCCTTTCGCGTGTTCATCCTCATGGCATCACGCCGTCTGGAGAGCGACCGGTTCTTCACCACGGACTTCCGTCCCGAGGTCTACACGCCGGCGGGTATGGAGTGGATCAGACGCAACTCGATGCGCACGGTCCTCTTGCGACACTTCCCGGAGTTGGCACCCGCGTTGGCCGGAGTCGAGAACCCGTTCGCCCCATGGACCGCCGCCGGTGACCCCGGCTTACAGGATGGAGCCGCCATGACCGCCCGCACCTACGTGCCCTATCGCGATGACGTGGAACAGCCCGCCATCGACGAGGACGGGCTGGTCTTCGAGATCGCAGCATCACTGCACAAGAACAACGTATGGGCCCTGAAGAAGTACCGGCACGGGCTCCGCGACGCCCACGCCAAGGGCCACGGTCTGCTGCGGGGCCACCTGACCGTCTACCCCGACCTGCCAGAAGAGCTTCGGCAGGGCTTGTTCGCCGAGCCGGCCAGCTACCCCGTCGTCGCACGGTTGTCCAGTACCGCAGGCGCTCTGCGCAGTGACCAGACGAAGGGCATTCGAGGACTCGGCATCAAGGTTCTGGGCGTGCCGGGTCCCAAGATCCTGCCCGATGACGACACCACCAACCAGGACTTCATCCTGGTGACCCACCGCGAGTTCCCCTTCGCCGACGCGGCGGCATATCTGCGACGCGGCATGCCGCTGGCCAAGGTCCTGGCCCGCACGCCGGACTCGGTCCTGCAGTTCGCGAGCCGGGTCTTCGCCTTCTTCGGCAACCACGTCCTGCCGCGCGTCGGTCTGCACCTGCCCATGGCGCTGGCCCTGTTCGCCCGCCCCAATTCACCCGTGCTCGGCGAGACCTACTATTCGTCCTCGGCGTTGCGCTACGGCGACTACATCGCCCGGTTCGCCGTGGTTCCCCTGTCGGCGTCCGTGAAGGCGCTTCAGGGGCAGGTGGTGCCGCCAAGCGCGGGTGACGACGCCCACCGCGACATGGTGACCGAGCTGTTCGGCACCGACAGTGCCGAATACGAGTTCCAGGTGCAGCTGTGCACCGACCTCGCCACGATGCCGGTCGAGGACGCGTCCGTCGACTGGCCCGAAGACGCGTCTCCCCATCGCGGTGTCGCGAAGCTGACCTTCCCCCGACAGGACCCGGGCACCGCGGAGCGGCTCGCCTACGGCGACGACGTGCTGTCGTTCAACTCGTGGCGGGGGCTCGCCGCGCACCGGCCACTCGGTTCCATCAATCGTCTCAAGAAGCTCGTGTACGACGCGTCCAGCGATTTCCGGCACAGGCACAACCACGTGGCGCGCCAAGAGCCGTCCGACGCCTCCGAACTACCGGCTTAGCGGCTCCGCAGCAAAGAGCGGGCGGCACAGGCAAACTCGCCGAGCGACCGAGGTTGGTCGTTACCTGCTGAATGGGCAGCGGATCGTAGATTTGGCACCTACCCTGAAGACATGGCGCGGCAATGGCAGATGTTGGATCGCCCTGCCGAGTTCGACGCGATCAGTCAGGCGCTCACCGACCCGGGCAGTGGTGGCGTGGTGCTCGTCGGGCCGGCCGGTGTGGGCAAGACGACCCTGGCCAGAAGCGTCGTCGCCGCCCTGCCGTCGGAGGTGCACTGGATCGCCTGCACCGAGTCCGCCCGCAGCATCCCGCTCGGCGTCTTCGCCCACCAGGTCCCGCCATCGGGTTCCCGCGACCCGCTGGCCCTGATCGCATCGGCACGCAAATCGCTTCTCGCGCAAGCCAACCCCACCATCGGCGTGGATGATGCCTATCTGCTCGACGAGCTCTCGGCCACGCTGGTCCACCAGCTCGCGGTGGAGGGCGCGGCCAAGTTCGTGGCCACCGTGCGCAGCGGCGAGCCCGTGCCCGACGCGGTGACGTCGTTGTGGAAGGACGGCTACCTCAAGCGCTTCGAGCTCGCACCCCTGTCCAAGCAGCAGAGCATCGCGCTGGTGGAGATCGTTCTCGGCGGCCGCCTCGAAGGCCTCAGCGCCGACGTGATGTGGGAGTCATCGGGCGGGAATCCGTTGTTCCTGCGCCATCTGGTCGAGGGCGCCGTCGACGCGGGCACGCTGACCGAGGTGTCCGGCGTGTGGCAGCTCAGGGGTGGGGCCGTCATCTCGTCGGGCCTGGCGTCACTTCTCTCGCACCGCCTCGACCGCGCCTCCGACGCCGTGATGCGGACGTTGAAACTGCTTGCCCTCTGCGAACCCTGCGACATCGACGTCCTGTGCTCCCTCGCCGGCGAGGATGCCGTGGACGATGCCGAGGTGCAGGGTCTGATCCGCGTGGCGCGGGACGGCGTCCAGCTCAATGCCCGGTTCAGTCATCCGCTCTACGGCGACGTCGTGCGCCAGCGCACCGGAACCGCGTCGGCTCGGCGGTTGCGGGGCAACATCGTCACCGCGCTCCGGGAGCGTTCGACCGACACCACGGCCGCCCGAATCCGGTTGGCGCAGCTCTACGTCGGCAGCGATCAGCCTCCCGACGTGAACCTCTTGATCACGGCTGCGAAGGACGCCATCTCGCTGTCCAACGTCCCGCTCGGTGAGCTTCTCGCGCGCGCCGCGCTGGACCACGGCGGCGGCCTGCGAGCAGCCGAAGTCCTGTCGCGGGCCCTGCTGTGGCAGGGCCGCCCCGCCGAGGCAGACGGCATTCTGGCCCAGTTCGATCCCAACGACCTCGACGAACTGCAGCTCGTCCAGTGGGGCATCCCGAGGGCGTCGATCCTGTTCTGGTCCATGGGCGCCGTCGACCAGGCCCACTCGGTGATGCAGATCCTGGCCGAGCGCGTTCGCCATCACGCCCTGAAGCTCGTCGTCCAGGCGACGTCGGCAGCACTTGCGGTGCACGAGAACAAGATCGAGGAGGGTCTGGCCGCCGCCGAGGCGGTGCTCTCCGATCCCGAGGCCCCCAAGCAGGCCTTCGAGTTCGCCGCATTCAGCGCGGGGCTCGCGATGCCCGTGGCGGGCCGCGGCGGCGACTTCGAGCCAATCGCCGCCATGAGTCGGGCCCAACAGAAGCCGACCGACGGCATGATCAAGGTGATGGTCCGCTACGGCGACGTGCTGGCACTGACCACCGTCGGCCAACTCGACCTCGCCGACGAACGCGCCGCCGCGTACGCCACCTTCTCCTCGTCGGGACAGCGCTTGGGCTGGGCGATCGCCAAGATCACCGCCGGCGTCGTCGCCACGTACCGTGGCCGGTTCCCCGACGCCATCGCAGCGATCGAGCAGGCACTCGCGGCGCTCGCGGCCGAGGCGTCACTGCCGTGGCGACTGCCCGCCCGACTGCTGCTGGTCAGGAGTTACTCGGCGCTCGGCGACGTCGATCAGGCCGAGCGCGTGCTCACCGAGGCGGCCGAACACACCGGGCCGTCCGTCGCCATCCACGAACCGCAGGTGCTGATCGCCAAGTCGTGGTTGGCCGCGGCGAAGAGTTCCGAGCGTTCGGCGCTCGAATTCGGAAGGGCAGCTGCGGATCTCGCTCACAAGTCGGGTCAGTATGCCGTCGAGGGTGAGGCGCTGCACCACTTGGCCCGCCTCGGCGACCGCACGGTCGCGGGTCGGCTGCGTGCTCTCGAACCGCGCATCACCGGGCCGCTGGCCGACCTGTACGCCCGCCATGCCGCCGCTGTCTCCACGGCGGACGGCGCGGCGCTGGACGCGGTGAGCGTGGCATTCGAACGGGCCGGTTTCCTCCTGTCCGCCGCTGATTCCGCGGCTCAGGCCGCGAGCGTGCACGACCGGGCGGGCAATCGCCGCCGCAACTCGGAGTCGGCGGCGCGGGCCCTGCGCCTCGCGGCGCTGTGCGGTGGCGTACTGACACCCGCCGTCAGGCGCGCGGCGGCACCTCTGCCGGTGACGTCGCGGGAACGTGAGATCGCGGCGATGGTCGCCGCAGGGCTGACCAATCGCGAGATCGCCGACAGCCTGGTGGTTTCGGTGCGCACCGTCGAGGGACACATCTACCGCGCATGCATCAAACTCGACGTGACCGACCGCGAGGAACTCGGCAGGATCGTCAGGCCCGACGCGTAATCGCTAAGTGCGGCGCCGCAGACCACCGAGCGTCGATGCCAGCCCGCCGAGCACGACCAGCCCAACGCCGGCCGCCAACGTCAGGTTCAGCCACAGATGCAAGCTGCCGACGGCATGGTCGACCATGGCGGCGGCGACGTTGCGGACGTCGGCCGTCGTGGCGTTCAGCGCGTCGTTCACGTACCGTCGTCCCACCTCGATCCCCGCCCAGCCTGCGGCCCCGACGATGAGACCCGAGACGCCAAGGGCGACAAGAGCTTTGCCGCGCTGCTTGGCGGCGGCCAACATCAGGAGGGCGAACACCCCGGCGAGTACGGCGGCAACGACGCTCACCCACGGCCCCCAGGTGGCGACGTCGCGCAGTTGGCCGGGCCGAACCGATTGCGAGACGTTCTCGGTCAGCGGAATCTCGAGGGTCTCCGGCGCCCTGATGCCGAAGTCGGCGAGCGTCTGCTGAAAGGAGCTGTCCGCCAACATCGGTGACAGATCGACCTGCCAGCGGCCGGACGCATCGGACTGGCCGACGGTGTCGGTGAAGAGCCAGCGGTGCGCCACCTGATTCGCCAGCGCGAACTGGCCGGGGAACGCGGTCCCACGGGTGTAGGCCTGGGCCGCGCCCGTCAGCAGGGTCTCGTTGACGTCGAAACCCGAGTTACCGGCCAGATTCATCAACTGCGACGTCAGGGCCGCTGCCATCGCCTGCTGCAGGGCGGGGTCATGCGCAGCCGACGTCGCCAGCTCCGAGTAACCGTTGCGGTCGACCACGTTGTGCTGCGCCCACATCGCCGGAACGGCTACTGCGAGCGCGATGGTGGTCAACAACCAACAGAGGACGGCGAGCAGCAACCGCATGGTGCGTCCTCCCGTCAGGGGTGTCAGGTCGCCGCCGAGGCGGCTTCGGGACACACCCGTCAATCGGTCAGGGCGCGTCCCACGATGAGGGGATCGGCCGTGGCGACCACCTCGCGGTCCTTGTTGTCGTAGTCGAACTTACCGAGTACGAGGCGCATCGCGTTGATCCGGGCGCGCTTCTTGTCGTTGCTCTTGACCACGGTCCACGGCGCGACGTCGGTGTCGGTGAGCTCGAACATGTCCTCCTTGGCCGCAGTGTAGGCGTCCCACTTGTTCAACGACGCAAGATCTGTCGGCGACAACTTCCACTGACGCACCGGGTCGACCTGGCGGATGGTGAAGCGGGTGCGCTGCTCGGACTGGGTGACCGAGAACCACAGCTTCGTCAGGCTGATGCCGTCGTTGACCAGCATCTGCTCGAAAAGTGGTGCCTGCGAGACGAATTCGGCGTGTTGGTCCGGCGTGCAGAAGTTCATCACCCGCTCGACGCCCGCCCGGTTGTACCAGGACCTGTCGAACAGGACCAGCTCGCCCGCGGCGGGAAGATGCGACACGTAGCGCTGGAAGTACCACTGCGTGCGTTCGCGCTCGGTCGGCTTCTCCAGCGCGACGACCCGTGCACCGCGCGGATTGAGGTGCTCCATGAAGCGCTTGATGGTGCCACCCTTGCCCGCCGCGTCACGCCCCTCGAACACGA contains:
- a CDS encoding crotonase/enoyl-CoA hydratase family protein, with product MSASQAEFETLLYRTRETVATITLNRPEHLNTIVPPMPDEIEAAIGLAERDPAVKVIVLRGAGRSFSGGYDFGGGFHHWGEAMNTDGKWDPGKDFAFVSARATAPTQKFMAIWRASKPVIAQVHGWCVGGASDYALCADLVIASDDAVIGTPYSRMWGSYLTGMWLYRLSLAKVKWHAMTGEPLTGVEAAAVELINESVPFERLEARVAEIAAKLSRIPLSQLQAQKLIVNQAYENMGLASTQTLGGILDGLMRNTPDASAFIATAATDGVRAAIEGRDGPWGDYSQAPPERRPDPSHVIEP
- a CDS encoding serine/threonine protein kinase; protein product: MASLDELPYYEVVFDEDGTPNHSDHQEYPGLQAAVAAGGITDVFVFSHGWNNGVASARALYAEMFTLLRDQLGATAPSTLFVGVLWPSLLFPDDDPATPPPEPSTGRQLVAAIARAMPQQLDQLDVIGRLLDEKPQDRDKLVEFHSLTAGLVTTAPQSTEDAGESTLLTADALTVLGHAARMAPGSSPATRSAGDVFDRLWAGGRELLRTASYYEMKNRAGVIGGRGLGPLLGALTGPDGAPRIHLIGHSFGARLVSYSLSGLPPGARGPDSPIKSLTLIQGAFSHFAFAPSLPFDRGRTGALADFVDRVDGPFVATFTAADRAVGTWYPAASLLARQDSKGRDDVMFRWGAMGHDGYQSHPNAQTVTLAPGTPSYGFEAGRFYALDANAVIAKDESPVSGAHSDIKHGEITWAICEAARV
- a CDS encoding catalase family protein, giving the protein MTARTYVPYRDDVEQPAIDEDGLVFEIAASLHKNNVWALKKYRHGLRDAHAKGHGLLRGHLTVYPDLPEELRQGLFAEPASYPVVARLSSTAGALRSDQTKGIRGLGIKVLGVPGPKILPDDDTTNQDFILVTHREFPFADAAAYLRRGMPLAKVLARTPDSVLQFASRVFAFFGNHVLPRVGLHLPMALALFARPNSPVLGETYYSSSALRYGDYIARFAVVPLSASVKALQGQVVPPSAGDDAHRDMVTELFGTDSAEYEFQVQLCTDLATMPVEDASVDWPEDASPHRGVAKLTFPRQDPGTAERLAYGDDVLSFNSWRGLAAHRPLGSINRLKKLVYDASSDFRHRHNHVARQEPSDASELPA
- a CDS encoding helix-turn-helix transcriptional regulator, which translates into the protein MARQWQMLDRPAEFDAISQALTDPGSGGVVLVGPAGVGKTTLARSVVAALPSEVHWIACTESARSIPLGVFAHQVPPSGSRDPLALIASARKSLLAQANPTIGVDDAYLLDELSATLVHQLAVEGAAKFVATVRSGEPVPDAVTSLWKDGYLKRFELAPLSKQQSIALVEIVLGGRLEGLSADVMWESSGGNPLFLRHLVEGAVDAGTLTEVSGVWQLRGGAVISSGLASLLSHRLDRASDAVMRTLKLLALCEPCDIDVLCSLAGEDAVDDAEVQGLIRVARDGVQLNARFSHPLYGDVVRQRTGTASARRLRGNIVTALRERSTDTTAARIRLAQLYVGSDQPPDVNLLITAAKDAISLSNVPLGELLARAALDHGGGLRAAEVLSRALLWQGRPAEADGILAQFDPNDLDELQLVQWGIPRASILFWSMGAVDQAHSVMQILAERVRHHALKLVVQATSAALAVHENKIEEGLAAAEAVLSDPEAPKQAFEFAAFSAGLAMPVAGRGGDFEPIAAMSRAQQKPTDGMIKVMVRYGDVLALTTVGQLDLADERAAAYATFSSSGQRLGWAIAKITAGVVATYRGRFPDAIAAIEQALAALAAEASLPWRLPARLLLVRSYSALGDVDQAERVLTEAAEHTGPSVAIHEPQVLIAKSWLAAAKSSERSALEFGRAAADLAHKSGQYAVEGEALHHLARLGDRTVAGRLRALEPRITGPLADLYARHAAAVSTADGAALDAVSVAFERAGFLLSAADSAAQAASVHDRAGNRRRNSESAARALRLAALCGGVLTPAVRRAAAPLPVTSREREIAAMVAAGLTNREIADSLVVSVRTVEGHIYRACIKLDVTDREELGRIVRPDA
- the ppk2 gene encoding polyphosphate kinase 2, producing MTTLQGTEYYSVRDDDDDDPVLVHHPSGRDVDTWRENYPYDERMPRAEYEEQKRLLQIELLKLQKWSQTNGLRHVIVFEGRDAAGKGGTIKRFMEHLNPRGARVVALEKPTERERTQWYFQRYVSHLPAAGELVLFDRSWYNRAGVERVMNFCTPDQHAEFVSQAPLFEQMLVNDGISLTKLWFSVTQSEQRTRFTIRQVDPVRQWKLSPTDLASLNKWDAYTAAKEDMFELTDTDVAPWTVVKSNDKKRARINAMRLVLGKFDYDNKDREVVATADPLIVGRALTD